The stretch of DNA AGTAACTACGAATTAGTAGACGGGAAAATATTCGTGGGAAACCATATTTTTTTGGAAACATGAGAACCCCCAAAAACATATTCAGAAGCATTTTATTAAAAAATTAAACAATGCACAACCGTAGTGCATCCATTTGTCTATTTTGTCGCAAATTTTGGGACGCAAAATTGTTTTGTAAAAACTTGTCGAAAATGATATAATTCAAGTGCATGCGCATTAGAAGATTTTGAGGGATTTTGTATTCTAACACCAATCTCAATGCACAATTTTATTGTACGGTTATTAAAACTGAGAACTTGGTAGAGTTTCATACGAATGAAACTCTTTTCTTATCTCATAAAATTCTTTCTTATCTCTTCTTGTAATAACACTGCCCAAGTTAGCATCCTTATAATAACTCTGTGAAGTCAGCAAGCAAAATATTGATGTGTCATGTTAACAATACTCGTGAAACTCTTGATGAAACTTGCATTGCGACTGTCTGATGCTTAAGAACATGAAATTTATCCACTTCGTATGATTTTTTCTAGATTCAATTTGCATCCGGAAATAAAAGACATATTTGGATCTTAGGCATGCATGAATCCCCGTCTTGTAGCCGAATCCAAGACAAAGCACATAAAAGAATGAACTTTGGACAAATAAAATAACAAAATACATAATTTGTCAACATTTCGAGTACCAAAAGAAGTACAACAACGTCACGCAACGCACGATCACGAACGGCACGGATCACCACGCGCCAACCGATGCGCGCACGAACAACATAGGCAACCACAGTGACAGGATTATCGTCGGAGAGCTCGTCGATCGATCGATGTCGTCATGCATGCGCGTGAAGCTTGCATTGACGTAGTACGCCTCAAATGTATACGTGTCACAAGAGCAGGTGCGGCGAGCCGCcgtgatgcaggggcagcccgccggcctccgcgggcggcgccgccgcgacGAGCTCCTGCCacagcgcggcggccggcgggagcGGGAACGCGCCGCAGGATTTCCACGCCGCCTCCGCGCGTTCGCCCTCCAGGATCGTCGTCGCGACGGGCCACGGCAGCGGCCCCGCGCCGAAGGCGAGCTGGGCCAGGTCGCCAGCGCCGGCGGCTAGCAGCGCCGGCTGCCCGAGGCCGAGGTCGTCGGAGCCGAGCCGGCCTTCGAGCAACGGCGCCGCGCCGAGCGCGAGCAGCGGCAGCGAGCCGAGGAGGCCGCCGCCTTGCAGGGCCGGCGCCGACGCAGCCGCCAcatgggaggcggcggcgaaggggccggagggcgccggcgccgtcgtcgtagccgcggcgacggcggcggcgatggcgcggGTGGGGCGCGCCGGCCTCGGGCGCTTGCGGGCGGACCCCCCGACGGGGACGTTGCGGAGGGAGCCCCCGAGCGTCCAGTAGCGGCGGCACGCGCGGCAGAAGTGCCGCGGCTGCGCCGTGTTGTAGTTGTTGTAGTAGCAGAACTTGGTGTCCCGCGACGCGCACCGCGGGCACCGCTCccgcccagccgccgccgccggctgccgcagcagcagcgcgtccggcggcggaggcagcGGCGCGGGGGACCGGTGCAGCGGTGCCTCCATGTGGCGGTGATCGAGGTCGCTGGACTGGATCGGACGATCGGTTGCGAAGCTGCTGCGTGCTGCGCAGCCGCCCGGTGCCTTTGCAGTTTCTTCCCTGCCGGCGAGCTTGATCGAGAGgaggccgcccgccgctgcttaTATACCTCGGGCGGCAGAGGGATGGTGGCGGTGTGCCGCAGCCGCGCAGCGGCGCGTACGGGCGGCGCAGTGGTTGTCGAGGGAGGCGGAGAGGGACAGCTCGGGCAGTGGCCACATAGGTTACGTAGCTTTCTCTGGATCGCAGATAGACGATGGAATTCCCGATCCCTGCATGCCATCCAGCGACCATGGACCATGCGCATGACCCCTCCTCGCGTGTAGAATGTGCAGCGCCAGTGCAGTGGCTAGGTGCTACGGGACACGGCGGCCGGCAGGGGCGCAGAGGCATATgcaggggcgcggcgcggctccAAACGCAAGCCGCCAACAGGGGGGATCGGGATCGGACGCACGACAGCGGCGTGCCTAGCTAGCTGCCTCtgcgtcgtcgtcctcgtcggcggcggcgtggtcgCCGTCCTGCATAGCGGCCGGTGCGGGAGCAGTGGGCCGGGGAGATCGAGAGAGCAACACGTCAGGGTACGTGTGGACAAAGGAATACTAGCTACTAGCTCTAGCCCACTCCCTTGTCTCTTCAGCCGGCAGGATCAGCTGGCAGCACCACCAGCAGCTAGCACGCGCTACTACTGGCCACCGGTCAGCAGCTCAGGCTCACCGCAGCGTGGCGTTGCTGCAACGAGTCGTCCGCCTCGATCGGGGAGCCCAGCCGCTAGTCTAAAAAAAATAGGGGTTGTCGAGGACTAGTTTTTAATCTGAATCGCAAAGAATGTTTGATACCAAATAGAGAAATTAAATATTAGCTAAAATCTATACTAATTCATGAGataatctattaaatctaattaatccattATTAATACATGCTTACAGTAGTACAATATGATCAAAATATGGACTAATCATGTTTAATGAATTTATCTCATGAATTAGGCACCATTTATGCAATTGAGTTTTTAATTAGACTATACTTAATATTTTTAATTGTTATTCAAATATTCGATGTGATGGGGCTAAAGTTTAATTCGGAGAAACCAAAACCGAAGAAGAGAAAACAACAACCACCTAAAATGATCTTCAAAAAGACAAACACCTGAAACACAACTAATCGTGAAAACTACTTTTGTATCTGAAATATTTTCATGGTCATGTTTTTGTTTTTCGAAATTATATGTTGGCCGTTGTATCTTGTGCTGTTTGGGCCCCCGTCCGCGGCCGGGGTCCGTAAGGACCTGCCTGTTCCTGGACACGGACAGGGACAGCTCAGTCACGTGGGCCGGATACGCACCTGGCTGGTGGCTGGGCCGTGGGCCGTCGTCTACACTGATGGTGACCCACGACATGGCTTGTGCCGGTTGTGCGTAGCTGTCCTCCTCACTGCCACGTGGGCCAGAGTTGTTTCAGTCTAGCTGCTAGGCTGCTAGCTCTGTTTTCCCTTGATCCCTTCCCCCTTTGGTTAACAAGCCTTGTATTGTATTGTATGCCAAAGCTTGCGATTGTTGTATTGCCAAATCATGTTCGGGCCAGCATTTATGTGCCTGCCTGCCGCAGTTCCTCGCCAGGAAAATGCTGATAGCAGGCCCGGCCCAGTCGTCGTAGGAGGCCGGAAGGGCAGGGCGCGCCTCCGACGTCGGCAAAGAGGAGGTGGGCCGGTGGCCCATCTtgggggaaggggagggagtATGGGTTGGGCCAGTTCGGCTCAGTTTGGGCAGACCAGGGAGGAAAGAGGTTTGGGCCCAAAACTCAATTGGGTTTCGACCCAAAAATTGATCTAGGATGGGGTCTAAAATACATGCAGCAACCGCGAATCAGCTTAGGATGCCCCCAACCGCACCGAGAAAATTGTATATTTAAGACTTTGGCGCTTTGCAATTTTATAATTTTTAACATCGACTTCGTAAAACTAGGACTCCAAACATGTGACATTTTAGATTTTCTTGCCATTATATgtattttctctcttttctagTTTTTATTATTTAGCTGCTTGATTGGTTGGGTACCAAAATATACCCTGCTAATTTATTGGTAAATTCATAAATTTTAGTTCACTTTCATATGCATTTGGCGTTCGCAGCATGGTGCGACAGCTATATTAAGCCCAGCTCGGCTCGATTGCAGTCGCAGATGCCGGGCTGGACCATGCTGCGAGTGAGGCCTCCTCCAACGGTCTAGCTTAGACCTAGCGGGGGCTTAGCTGGCATCCAACGTGGAGCAGAGAGAACGCAAAAGGAGCAAGTACTATCGCGCCTGCGATGGATTATCTCGAACGCTGCCTCGATGCATCCCTCTTGCAGCGCACGAGGATCGAAGCTCTGAAATTATTAACTCCACCGCATTGTACTCGTTCTCTCTCCACCACGTAAGCCGACGACTTCGCTAGTGCTGCTGGAGGAGGCTTGAGAAGCTAGCAGGTGCTGTGatgcagctgcagctgcaggcCGTCATGAATACCGCGGAGTACATGAACATTGTTGGGAAAGCCTATTGCCGAACCCCATTGGCCAATGCGAGAACGATGGCTCATGGCTTGCGTCCTCCACGTGGTAGTGGTAGCATCGCCCACGAAAATAGTAGTAGCAGCTGCTATATTAGGGATGTTTGCCTTTGTAATGGCATGGACCAAAAAGCTAGCTGTTTTCTAGTAAAAAATAGAGAAGCTGGAGTTATTTTGGAGAAGCTTTACGGCTCCGGCTACTCCAAAGAAGCTCGTTAGGGGAGTCGTGCCAAACATTCCGTCGGAGAATTTCTCTAGTcaggtggcggaatgcacccgtctaatcctagtttagaaTGAGTTTGGGGAAATCAAGGAACGCTAGAAGAGACGTATGAACACGGAAAGCACACACGTATGAACACGGAAAGCACACAAggaatttagagtggttcagaccgccggagcgtaaaaccctataTCCACTGTGAGTTATATTGCCTGAGCTCGAGAGAGCACCTCAGCAAGCTTGAGAGCCTTAGAGTGCCCTTGTGAACCCTGCGTTCTAGCAtgcgcactctcccttttacaGGCTCAAAGGGAGCGCGTACATTGAGCGAGGTCTCGACAGATGGACCCGGcgatatattaaataatatACACATTGGAGCCTGAAATGCTacagattcggaaatcttcctcCTCGGCTCCCGTGCGTATCCTCCGTCTGGATTTGGTCTTGTGCCGTCTCACCTGCACAGGGTCTGCTGCCAGTGACATGCATAGTgggagacgtgctgtcactgttggctTACAGTTCCCGCTGTCAGGagaaggggctatgttgacccgccgtgctgtagcctccgcgtgctgtggcagcgcacgccgcggccctcctgcagcaggtcataattaccctttgctcacgcgcgcggcgctgtgatgtgactacacgccgcccGCCTGCGTACACAATGTAGTGATGCGACGCACCGCCTCGGTaacagacgggcttaccgtggtatCAGCATACCTATccaacgtgtcagtgggcagcccatgccctgtcttgggcacACGCACCCCAGCTatccgcatttaatgcggtagttgggctggcttcccgcagaaggctggctgccaccggacacgtggcagagCTGGCTTAGCAACCGCTTCCTCAGGGAcatgtggcggcaccggacctcctccccggagggGTGGGAGGTCCGGACCCCCTGGCTGGCCTAGGCGCTCAGACCCCCTAGAGGTTCAGCTTCCACACGCGGAAGCCCGTGGTAGCCGTTTTTAAGCACCTTGTCCttgtgggcacgtggaggcgctgGACCTACCAGTGCATGGGGGAGGTCCGAAGTCCGTGCCCCCAGTTATCAGGCCTGGGCCGTGTACCCTGTCGTCCAgaagcttagtgcgaggttacggataacctcgcgcccctcgGGCTGGACATACtggtaggaggtacccctgtgtATATGTACCGACAGTGATATTATTGATGCCCTGTCAGATTTATGGATTAATAAGGGCTTACAGGAACTGCTTGAGCTATGAGAAGTTTAATACATCTAGGAGGTTAATGCATGCCCTAATCTGAGAGTATATTCTTTGTCAACCTGCTTGCTTGGACCTATAATTTTTATTCGCCCATTTTCGGAATTTGACAGCCAAATCCAGGTCAAAACCGGCAGCAGGAAGCATAACCAACAATCCGGactatgtgtgtgtgtgtgtgtgtgtgtgtgtgtgtgacttTTGATTAAGGGACTATGCAAAAGGAATCAAGCGGAAAGCAGAAACAATTTGAAATGGAGGATTACCTGCTGAACAGGGATGAGGAGAGCAGGAGCAGGACGGGGAATGGACCGGCAGCGCGGTTTCCTCGGCGTTGGAGACGATGCCCAGGTGCGGTATGGAGGACGACGACGGGGAATGCCCAGGACACACGGATTAGATTCGAGCGCGGTGTCATGGTCGGTGAAGAAAACAAAATGGCATTGGCGTTGAACGCTGTAATCCTGTTGTTCCTCTTCAGCCCCGGCCGCCTCGCTGACGTCTCGTCGCCGGAGCACGTGACGTGGACGACGGGGGGCGGCCATGGTGGTGGCGCCGCGATGGAGTACGCTGGCACGACTTGCGACTTCGTCCCGTCGCGGCGAGCAGAACAGAGAGGCTGGGCTGTGATGGGCCAGGCCCCGAACAGCTCGGCCCATGATCAAGCAGCTAGGCTACGTAGGCTTGCTTCAAAATTTGTTTGCTTTCTGAAGTTGTGACGGCAGCCACACACTTCAATACTTTTCACACTTTGACACTACTAGATCGCATGGCAACCCATcttttgagagagagagagagagagagaagaaatgATAGATCATCCTGAACACGCTGATGCCATCTACCAGCATGAACGCAGTGGAGCTGATGCCAGGATGCACTGTACCAACCGACGACGTCTGCGTCCACAACAACAAGaatcttctctctctctttcctttaGGGCAGCTCCAGTGTTGCAAATAATCGAATCGTCGCACAACAAAAACGAACAGAGCACACTGTTCAGAGAACAGAAACCCACAAGTCGAATCTTGCTGTCAGAGAACAAAAACGAACCGTGTTTTCGGTTCGAACcaagccaaaaaaaaaaaataagGGTCTGTTTAGATGACCTGTAAACGCAAAAAGATGTAAACGTAAAATAGGGGGTGTAAAAGTTTACAGATTTTTGTATTTACGGCTCCCACCTCGTAAACGAAAaaaccgtaaacgcaaaattttcgaagaaatcttgccaatttgaagtactaaatgaagtctatttacaagcatggatgggctgtaaattgcgagacgaatctaataagcctacttaatccatgttgcaacagtgatgctacagtaactatccgctaattattgcttaatcatggattaattagcatcattagattcgtctcgcgatttacaacccatctgtgcaaaaaaaattgtaaatagacttcatttagtatttcaaattggcaagattccgTCGAAATTTTTTTCGTTTACAGGGCCCAAATAAAAAAAATGCGCCGGTCCGTTTAGATGCGTAAAGATAAAAACGCTTTTTTTGCAAATTTTTTTTGCCTTTATGGcctgatctaaacaggccctaagcTGCACAGATGAAAGCTATCCACAAAAGCTATTCAGGGAGAGAGAACGCTGTCCTTTTGCTAGTTTTATTTTCAGCCTGGGTCCCATCCATCAATTTCAACACTGCCTGAGATGCTCGTGGGGCTAGGACCTTGTGATGAGTGATTGAACAACACAGTGTGCGTGTAACGTTTCTCTTGGTTGGTGTCGTTGCAGGTGATAGGTGGAGACTGAACATGCGGCGACATGTCAAGAATGAAGATATGATGCCACGCCGATGGACTGAGAGCGGT from Panicum hallii strain FIL2 chromosome 3, PHallii_v3.1, whole genome shotgun sequence encodes:
- the LOC112884224 gene encoding dof zinc finger protein MNB1A-like encodes the protein MEAPLHRSPAPLPPPPDALLLRQPAAAAGRERCPRCASRDTKFCYYNNYNTAQPRHFCRACRRYWTLGGSLRNVPVGGSARKRPRPARPTRAIAAAVAAATTTAPAPSGPFAAASHVAAASAPALQGGGLLGSLPLLALGAAPLLEGRLGSDDLGLGQPALLAAGAGDLAQLAFGAGPLPWPVATTILEGERAEAAWKSCGAFPLPPAAALWQELVAAAPPAEAGGLPLHHGGSPHLLL